The following DNA comes from Pleuronectes platessa chromosome 9, fPlePla1.1, whole genome shotgun sequence.
ataaataaagacagagacaggattataaatatatatatataaatataaatataaatatatcaacTGCACCTTGTTGTCAtttccaccagaagcgagcagCTGATGGTCAGTGCTCCACTTTAACccacacacttcctgtctgtgtccctgcagCCGCCTCTCTGACTGCAGTGGAGGCGTCCGTATGTCTCTTTGAAGAATCATACGATCACGGCTTCCTGAAGACAACTGGTCTGCATTCCACGCTAAAGCTCCTTTAGAGAGAGCAACATGATCACACTTTCAACATATGACTAAAAACCTAATTTTCAAAAGACATCTATCAATTATGAAGAATATCGGGTATTTATTTGACCTactgcttttttatttaaaataatttgtttgtattgtgtCTTTAAGATTCCTGTTGAGTCATTCTATGACCCTCACTTTGTGTCTGTAAACACAGAAACTGTTCATACCAACTCTGGCGGTGTGTCCTTCCAAGGCAAAGAGTTTCTTCCCAGCGCCAGCATCCCAGATCTGAACATATCCTTTGTGAGTTCCCACTGCGACCAAGTTACcctaaaaacataaagaatcatttgacaaacaaaaactaTTTGTACCAAACGTTCTGATGGCAGTCAGCTGTGTATTTACCCTTTCAGACCAACCAACTGATGTGACCGAGTCTCCCTCCACTGACAGATCACACAACCTTGTTACCTGAGGAAAAGCCAGATTAACTATTGTACAGCAAAATAATGAATTCttctaaaaatacaaatatatttttataaataatctTACAGTTTAAGACCAAGTTTAAAACACAGTGTATTACCTGGCTGGTACAGGCACTCCACAGGTAAACACATGTGCCCAGCCCGACACTGAGGACGTTGAGGGAGGACCAATCCACTAAGTTGAGATAAAAGTCATCCTGCAGCTCCGGAGCATCGAGCACCTTAAAGGGGATCTTTGAGAACTTGCGTGTTGGCTTCCTTGGCGAACGTAACAATTTTTGACTGAAGCGGAAAAAGTTGGACACGATGAAATCCTGATGCTAAAATGTATCTGTTTCTCTTTACAATGCAATCCACAAAAACCATTACCTTTTGTTGCTGACAGGTGATAAGGAGTATGGCGAGATGTTCGTGCCATTGTCAAGAGACGTTGTTTCGGTGTTGAGTGAATACTGTAAAGAATACAAAGGCAGACATTATATTTTCTACCAGCTTCATTGTTCTACTCAATGATTTTGTAGTTCTGCTCCTGTTTAGGACTCCAAGAGCGTATTCCATTTGTCTCTGTTCTGATGTGATAAATGTGCCACATAATtcagtatatacagtatgtgagaTGTTCATACAGTGAAGAGACTCCTCGTTTCAGGGGTGGATGGCTGCAGACGTCTGTCCTCCGTCTGCGGGTCCTGGATCCTTTCTATTCCTGCTCCCAGCAGCTCATTCTTCAGCAAAGCAGAATAGGCCAGCCCATCTGCTGCACGCacaaaaatataatgaaattcATTTATAgtctaaaaacaaatataataccACAATCTTAGCTGTATATAGGAAACTAACAGAATTTCCAAAAcaacctttaaaatgtttaccTTTGACGTTATCAGTAGTGGCATCTTTAGATTTTCTGCTCTGAATTGGTGACTTTTCGTTTTCCTAATTAAAAAGCCATTGATGTCATTGATTTGAGGTAGACATAACATCCAACTGTATCAACTTCTCCCAGACACACTGTTACCGTTTTGAAATGTGTAATatacatgaaaacaaaatgttcccTGACAAAAGTCCAGATAACAAGAGATCAATAACTTCCCCCACAGCATGTTCTTACATTTATCCTGTGGAAGTTGATATTCCAGTTGGCCCCTGCTCTGGTGGGTATAAACCTGTCTCCAAGCTTACTGGGCGAGGATAATGGGGAACCAGTGGGTGTCCGACGATGGAGACCGCGTGTCGAtttctgcaaaacaaacacattataaTAAAGTGTTTTTACTTCTTTAAGATTggcccattttttttaaattctaatATACAGTTCAGTGTAAAGGTCTTAGGCACTTAAGATGATCTCATTTTCATCCATCAGTCATCAGAGAGGCCTCTGATCAGCCCTACATACAAATATCTTCGAGGCAAAAAGGGGTCCTGCAACAGATTTTATGGCCCAGACAGAATCTTGAGACAGAAGACATTGACTGAGAGCCTAAAGAAACAGAACAACTGAGGCCAGCTCTGCAAGATGCTTCAAGCAATTTAACTGCTATCTACCTTGAAAAAGTGCAGTGTTACAAATTTAACTGATAATGTTTCAAAGGAAAAAATAtagattttgttgttttgttataCTGCAGATTGTATGAAGTTACCCGGCAAATCGTGATCTATTCAtggaaatatattttgaaacatCCTCACAGTTATGTTCAATACTGATTATTAtccaacacaacactgacaaagGTTTAGTGTAGGTCTGAAAACTTTTGGATGATTAATGGCAACAAGAAAtggaaagagcaaagaaaataaatattggacTTACAGCAGGACTCAAGTTGTCATTTTGAATGTTAATTTGGCGGAAGAGGCGATGTTCATATTCTGGATCCATCTTAGACACTGATCCTACAGCCATAGAATGGGAAAACAATCCTGGCAAATACAAGAATGAAAACACGTTCAAAAATAGGTCTGGATCAGTGTTACTGCTCTCGGATCTTTGACCTTTTCTCTATCGACtgacatatataaataaacttatAAACAGTATAATGCTTATGAGTCATGCAAGAATAGTGAGAAGGTTTAACACATAATTGATTGAAGTCAGATTCGTTTTGGTGTTTATCAGGTGTTTGCTATTCTCTGTTCTGTTCAAATCAGTCTTTAAGCTTAAAAGAAATATTAATATGACTTTTATCGTGATTATTATCGATATCAACAGGCATGATTATTTTTAACTTGATATAAATACCGACCTTATCGCCCACCCCTAGTATCTTATATTGAAGAATTACAAAAGGAATCCAAATGATTTAGCAGTATCCTGATTTCAATCTGTTAAACCAATATTTGTGGACTTACAATCCAAcatgaaataaagacattagGATATTTTGAAGACATCTATTTGAGATTTAGCTTGATAATAACGCTTCATTAAACCATTAAACCCTCATAGGAAGCTTAATATTAGAGAAAGTGATGACATGAAGTCTGTATGACTTAATATTTCACTCAAACGCTTCCAAAAAGCAGAATCACTAAGTCAACCAGTGCCTTTGAACCAGTTCGAATTAAAAGCTCGATAATGTCGTGAGAAGGACTGTGTCAACATTTCTATCTTCAGTCATGCTTCTATTTAAAAACTCCCAGGCCAACTAGCTTTAGCAAACTTAGCTCACGGCTAATTTGGCTAGTGGCTAACTTAGCAAGTGGTCGTGTTCACTTTGCTGCAGGAAACGTACCAGAGCCGCCGCGCAGCGCCGCCCACAGACCGGACACCGACCCAGACCGGACACCGACACAGGACTGAGATGTGGTGGATCACAGCAACAACTGATGATAATACAAGTTTTTCACTGTCAGAGGAAGGTTTGTGTTTACTTCTGTTTATTGATGACGTGAAGAGGTGCATTATGGGATGTTTCAAACACACCCTTCCATCCGGTGACGTGACGTTTACGTCATGAATCAAAACAAGGAAGAACAACTTATTTTTGTTATCAGTGTACGTTCTACAGTATAATGGCAATTCATTAATGTCATATATAGAAACACACAATTTAGACAACTCAAAAACGTGGATACTAACAAGAAGATCAATGAAATGAgattaaaaatcaaatcaaatatatatttatgaggCTACTTTTAATCATAAGGCATCCAGGATTCTTAGTAGACTAATAGTGATGACCGTAAAATGGAGGCTGTGTTCTGTGTGTCATGGTGTGTTTcatgctgtgttttttattcaggATTCCTCAGTGCTTTAAATTTTTTCATTGAAACTGAAGTGTCATGGCAGAGTTTCAAACATAGGGGGCGTAGTAGTTCCATTCTTAAACTCTCCAGGCACGTTGGTGTGTAGACTGAACAAACTTTAAGCCTCGTGTACAGATGAACTTATCTTTACCAGCCCTTCTCTTACAGGCTAAAGCTTCACgtattgaaataaaacacatatgGGTGAATTCTGACCACCAACAACAGCACATTAAGATGATTATGATTTGTGTgcaaaaaacaaagtgaaagaaTATGACCTGATGACCAAGAGGAGGAATTCACCTTCCACATCGTTCAGTACGAAACGTGTTTTCTGCAGCGTGTAATTTAATGTCTTGCTCTATGACACTTCCATAAGGTGGATGCCTGCTGTCCATGGGATGATAGAATAATATTCCTATCCCAGCCtcaaaactatttttattttgccATTAAATTAAAGAGAATCAGCATCAGTATCAGAATTATTTTCTTGGCCAAGTATATTTTCCACATACAGGATTTTGacatggtgtggttggtgcataggatataaaataacaatatatatcAGTAGACAAAGCATTAACTGAAAATTGGCAAAAGAGCAAATATTAACATATAgcgaaaaataaaaataagagaCCAATGTTTTATGAAATAGAACAACAAGTTATTTGGGCAAGTGCGGTACTAAGGTGCAACGATTTGTAATTAGGGACACAATAAAAGACACTGCTTAGACAACACAGAACACTCCATGTGTTGGACAAAATCACAGTAGATCACCATTTTGTTTGAAGTGTTAATTTGAAGCTGGAATTTCTAAAATATGTATCTTCTTTGGAGATCCAGGACAGTTTCAGTCGGTCTGCCGGAGTAGTAGTCATTCAATTGGGCAGAAGCTGATGAACATGAGCTGATGAACTTTAGCAAGATAATGGGTCAGTGATAAATCTCCTACTTTAACACATTAATACAGAGACATTGTGAGTTGTTCCAATGGAAAAAATGAGTGCcaaattaaaaggaaatgataaaaactttatggatctAAACATGGAGAGCCACTTCATGCTTAAATTAAACTAGAGCAACTGTCTCACTGACAACTTTGTGTGCAACTTTATTATGACTTGTTTACCCTTACCGCCATCCCATGAGCCCTTGCATCCCTGAGGGTCAACAACACAGGGCTTCTTAGTGTAACCTGCTAAATATTTATAAAGATaatatttaccaaaataataataacaaaataccACACATCTCAGAAGCAGATTAGCTTGCACACGGTGGTAATGTATGTAGCCCACACCAACACAATGGTCACACTGGGATCtatattttacaaacaaaaagtcATGATAAAAACgtacaatttagaaaaacagagGACAGTGAGATTAGTGAGATTCAGTGAGATTGTAACTGTGCTGTGTTAAAAAGCTGCAGACTTGTGATGAGATGTGTGATGATCTCATCACCTGTGCAGCCTGGTTTTTGGTTCCTGACAGTTCGGTTGTATTTTTAGATTTGATGGCTTGGCCCTCTTCCTTCTTTAGATTATTCTGTAACAGGATTATcgattcactgtgtgtgtgtgtgtgtgtgtgtgtgtgtgtgtgtgtgtgtgtgtgtgtgtgtgtgtgtgtgtgtttgtgtgtgtgtgtcagtgtccatgtgtgtgtgtgcatgtgtatgtgtgccatactgtgtatgtgtgcatgcatgtgtgataAATGTTTTGAGTTTGTTTACACATTTTTTGTTGTGCTCATCCCAAaccaaccccccccacccactcctgaATGTACTCTCCTCTCACCAGCCTCGTCTGCACAATGGAGTGGTCTCTGAGTTTTGCTGCTAATGACCATGTAGCTGTAACAAAAGACTGAGCTCTGTGCCTTTAATGTTGTCAAGTGTAGTGATAATAATCACACACGGAGCGCaaagggcccccccccccccccgtgaactTCAATGTGTGTCTGAGCGAGCCTATAGAAATGTAgcacatcagacacacaacatagtTCTGCAAGTGTGAAGGAAGCACCccctccaccacacacacacacacacacacacacacacacacacacacacacacacacacacacacacacacacacacacacacacacacacacacacacacactttgtctgtctgtctatctgtctccttcacacagacacacccacataAGACTGGCGCCAACGACCAAATCCCCCCTCATGCCCCCCCTTTAACTGACCTCTAATTATGTCATGCGAAAAAGCTGTGTCCCATTGAAAAGCTCTCTTAATCAAACCCAATTAATTCCGCTGTTTTCCCTTATTATCCTTTGCAAGGAACGCGTCTTTCCAATAAGACTGTTAACTCCAGCCTTGGCCCTTTCAGATCTACTGGGGTGCAGGAGCGAAATAATAGACTGcacaattaatcaattagtcAGTACGGCCTCAGTTGTTCTTATTGAACACAGGAACCGTGGAGCAGAGCGGTGCAGTGGCTCTGGGCTCCCTCCAAATCTTCCTTAGCTACTTTTAACTTGAAATACGTGCATCCTCAACTCTGTGACCTTTAGAGTTAGACTATATGGGAAATTATACTAGAGTTGCTCACCTCATGATATTGCATCATTATTGATCAGTTTCTTTTCTGCTCTTATGATTCTCCTATAATTCCTATAGGCACCTGTAAATGTCTCCACTTTCTTGCAGAATTGTGTTCAGTGTCGTGGGGCTGGTCTAAGGTCAGTGATTGTCATCAGATTTcatgatgattaaaaaacaaattcagaGTAACAGAGAATAGAGTAGCTTACACAAATGATACATGGTGCAGAAGTGCAGGAGAACATGCATtttttataacaataataataaataaagtgtcTCATATCAGACCAAATCTTTAGGTCATCAAGCTTCATTCAATCTCAAGTAAAGTGCAGTCAAGGTACATTTGCTGAAGAAGGGTATATAGATTCAGCCAAAATCTGCAGGAATAGCTGAATAGCCACATGTTGAGTTCAGAATATTTATCACATTTACTCCAGTATGTTCCAGGGTCAAGAACAATTTCAATGTGCAAGTGTCAAGGCTTTACTCTGCATATGTTTTGATTATGTGTAGCCTTATGCCTCTGGTACCTGAAAGGCTCAAGGTTGGTTCTGCTTAATGCAACAATCACCTCATTGTGATGTTAAGAGAAAGAATAAGGTTGAGTATCAGACTTTTGCATTTTATCCCCTAATAACTCTGTATTTTTCCCAACCATTTTTATTCAACAAGAAACTGATTGACTTGCTGCACAGTACAGATTTCCACATAAAATCTGGTAATGTTTTGGAAGAGCACATGGAGAGTTGAAGGAATCAGCTTCGGGACTTGTTAGAGACTGACTTTTAAAAATGCCTCTTCAATTGTATGTGGTTCATGTTTGAATCCATTTTTGATTGTGTCTCCATCAGAACTTCTCTTTCAACTTGACGTGCTGTTGCTCTTTTTCCCATGCTTTTCATTGTGCCCTGCACTCTGGCTCAACGCATGCCTACCCCGGCCCCTGGCTGTGGCCATAGCCCCGACTTGGCCCCGACTGAGCAGTGCCAAGCTGTCCAGCAGTTAGTTAGTGTCTCTTCAGGCCCAGCTCGGCCCGGCCTGGCCTGGGTACTAATCCCCGGGGCTGTCAGAGGACCCCGCTCTGAACTCATCCTGCAACACAGGAAAACGCTCTAATTGGGGGATTTTCTACATCATTAACCCTGATGAGCAGccaccccaccctccctccctctctctctctctctctctctctctctcttcctctccactcttACTTCTCCTTGCTCTCCCATTCCGTCTccctcactttactgcagcttaATCTCTCTCTTAATGTTTCTCTTTTTactttctctcactctgactTCCTCacattctctgtctctcctttcaTCTTCACAACTCCAgagcatttttttctttatcctaCAGTGGTAGAGTTGTTGAAAACACCAGGGAAGATACAACCTCATCAACTTGAATCAACATGTAAAAGTATTGAAGGGCCAAAAGTTTCTATGATTATCCCTGGGATGTAAGTTCCAATATTTCTTTCTTGTTGTCCTCCTTCTCAAATCAAGTTCTGTCTTGTGAGTCATaactgattttatttttgtttcatgtcAACACCTGCCCTCAATATAGCACCGATACATTTAACTCAAAATAACTACTTGTGAGTGTTGAAAACCCATAAAAAGCTCATTTAAACATTTGCCTAAATGATAAAAGACTCTTTTAACCATTTTTATGAAAGAATATTCTGTCCACACAAGATAAAGGTACAGGTTGCTGGAAGTGTCTTTACAAAATATGTTATTGTGTacgaaaatattgaaaaaaatctatAGATGCCAAATTAAATGATTGGAAGAATAGACTCAACTTGAGAAACAAGGTATTCGAGAGGCAATTTGGGAATCAGCATAATAATCTCTCATCCAGATGTTTAGAAGAGGTGTCTTTGGCATCTAGAAATGACTCCAGATCATTGCTGTTGTTTATTCAACTTCTGTGCTTTGTTTTGGGTATTTATGTTTGGGATATAATTGGATGCTCAGCTCTCCATCTCAAATTGTAAAACTGgagctcaacaacaacaacacaacactgacaaaatatgtctctgttatttCCACTACAGCTTCTCCATATGGTCCCAGAAGTGAGGTACGTCCATCTGTCCAGGAAAGTGATTCACACGCTGAGGAGAGCAGCCAGCACGGCGGCACCGGTCACTCTGTGAACATGTGTTGCAGCGGCTCAGCCTGCCGGCCTGCCCGCCTGCCTGGGGGCAATTAGGGAGCCGGGCCCTGTGGTCAGAGGCCCCCCTGGGAAGCGCTGATTGATTGGAGTCTCATCTTCCTAACAGGCTGGCACCCTGCCACCAAACcatggaaaagcagggaggatTGGGAGGggtagaaaaaagaaagagctcTTATACGACAGAGAGACGAAGTACAAgtaggaaaagagagaaaaatgtcTCTGCCCGTGCATGTCAGATGATAACGATTATATTGTAGTAATCTTGGATTGCTCTTTAGACTTAGtgaggtgaagaaaaaaaacagtgaccACGTGGGAATGGGTGCACAGGTCAACATGAAAGCACTGCAGTGAGAAAACAGAGATACGGCTTCTATCAAACtatatttattttcagattGTCATTCTTTCCAGAATATGGACATCGATGATCCAGAAAAAatccaaaaagaaagaaaataatgaaatcacTAAGACAGATATAACTACGACATGTAAGAAAACAACCATAGGAAACAATATTCTGTGCattttcacataaaaaaaaacaaatcaaaactgGGATCTAGTGCAGTTTTGTCCATTATCTAAACTTTGGCTTATTCTTTGTCCAAAAATCACATATGTAGCATCCTAGAGAAGCTCTTAGTGTGCAAGGTAATCCTTATTTCCTCCGGGGTCCTGGCATCTTCAAGCAGGGGGTCTAAACatcactaacaaacaacaataaacaacaaacaaactacaTGATGACTGATCATGAGCAGCCGATGTAAGGCTGTGTTTTCCCTCTCTAAACAGGACTTTTCAATCAACCAGAAATGAccaaatgttgttttctttgtcgCTGCATTCACGACTTCCCGTCAGAACAATTTTCAAATCATATTAAAGTGAAATATCACAACCATATAATGGGAATTTATGGGGGGAATGGGTCTCCTTTAAAAACTATACATATCAAAAATAAAGAGGATTCTGAAATTGCACTTTAAGATGAAGgagtctctccttctcttccaaaTCCAAGTCGAAAAAGTTACCGATCAACTTTTCTTGGCATGTTCAGTTCTGTGAGACGCTCTGAATCATAAACATCCTGATACATTGagctcaaaagaaacaaactgtgTCTGTACCTTGAGCATAATTAGAGGTTATGTCTGTAACAGATGGTCCACAACCAATATAGTGTCACTAATGAGCGTAGCAGCTACGATCCATGTTTCTCCTCCTGTGATTGAGAGAGAACCATTTTCCATGAAAAATGGTTACAAGGGCCTATTTAGTGCAGCCTGAGACCGTTTccaacccccccctcctcattttcagacaaagaggatgCACTTGGATCAATTGTGCTGAACAAAGACGAAACTATGTGGGGTGACGCATCACACAGGGCTCTTTCTGCTGCCCCGCACGTACACGCAGCCACCCAACTCTGAACTGCCAACAGGTTTTCTCCTCCAACAGCCActcaagcaaaaaaaaagagggttGCTCCTCTCACCAGcctccctcttttccttccttcctcccctcgTTCATTAAAGCATCTCGGCAGAAAAAGATTATCATCGTGCAggattgtttcttttcttttttttttggtatattATCTGCAGCTCTGGTCCTCTGTAGAAGGAGGCATCAGATCTCTGATTCTTGTTTCCTgccacacaaatatgttttttagaCTTAATGGCGCCGTGAATGGCGTCCCTGTACATTGAGAACTATGAGCTGTCATTTTCCTCCAGTCATACCAGGGTATCTATGAGCTTCAGGTTCAAATACCTAAACCATACTGTAAGTGGGAGATGAACTGAAAACCAGTCAAATAGCTGCTAGAAATCAACAGTTCACTTGCAGTCACAGtcatgtgtctcagtgtgtggatTTTCCTGAAAAAGCTGCTCTCGCATTAAAATGAGACTGAAAGTTCATTCACAAAATTCGCAGAGACTCTGATCAGCTGACCCATGAAAATTCGACAATTGGATTAAttagtaaaaacacaaactggcTGATGAAAATGGGAAAAGTAAAGAAGGTATGACAGAATGTGATGCGTTGTCCCACTCAGTCAATCTGAGGGTTGAAAATGATCTCAGAAAGAGTGCTGAGAAGAATTTAAACAACTACAGCAGTGCCTCGTTTAGGAGATTTTCATATTTTGACATGTCTTACATATAAGTTCAAAGTATGATTTCCCCACCGGCCAATATCAGCATACAAACTGAGTATGGGTCGACCATTGAGGTGGAGCATGTCTGTAGTTTCTTATAAAACATGGTTGATATGGAAATAAAATTGCGCAGGGTGCAAATTTCGTTTTGAGAAACTGCCACGAAGAAGACATTTGCCGACAATTTACAGCACCCAAAGCATCAGTAACTCCTCTGCTTCATGTCCTTGAGatgagaaaaactgaaaaacaatatAAGAAAGTTCAAACTAAACGTCTCAAAGTCTTCAGAGCTCAAAATCCTTT
Coding sequences within:
- the LOC128447769 gene encoding fizzy-related protein homolog gives rise to the protein MAVGSVSKMDPEYEHRLFRQINIQNDNLSPAKSTRGLHRRTPTGSPLSSPSKLGDRFIPTRAGANWNINFHRINENEKSPIQSRKSKDATTDNVKADGLAYSALLKNELLGAGIERIQDPQTEDRRLQPSTPETRSLFTYSLNTETTSLDNGTNISPYSLSPVSNKSQKLLRSPRKPTRKFSKIPFKVLDAPELQDDFYLNLVDWSSLNVLSVGLGTCVYLWSACTSQVTRLCDLSVEGDSVTSVGWSERGNLVAVGTHKGYVQIWDAGAGKKLFALEGHTARVGALAWNADQLSSGSRDRMILQRDIRTPPLQSERRLQGHRQEVCGLKWSTDHQLLASGGNDNKLLVWNHSSLSPVQTYMDHLAAVKAIAWSPHQHGLLASGGGTADRCIRFWNTLTSQPLQCMDTGSQVCNLAWSKHANELVSTHGYSQNQILVWKYPALTQVAKLTGHSYRVLYLAMSPDGEAIVTGAGDETLRFWNVFNKTRSTKESVSVLNLFTRIR